A stretch of DNA from Rattus rattus isolate New Zealand chromosome 1, Rrattus_CSIRO_v1, whole genome shotgun sequence:
GGTTTGTGAGGatgggaatgggaggagaggagggagaagggagagagtgctGCAATAAGGATGTGAAGTGAGTTAAtagataaattaatgaaaaaagaattgtttaaacCCCCTCAGAAAATAGGAAGATCAAGGCTCAGTGAATTTTTctttagaatgattttttttccctatagTAATATTACCAGATGGGTAAGTCTTACCATGGCTCTCAGAATGCCCGTGTGCTCAGGAATTGCAACAATTACTAGTCCCTGCTTTTAAtagtatttgttttttcttttctttttgggtaCTTAGTGTATTTACTGTTTTTATGTGGTACAATGACTTTCTGATCTTGTCTGCTTAGCATTCAGAATAGCTCCTCTATATGGATGGCCATTTATTTCCCCAGGTTTGGCAACATTTTtgttatgattttatttaatatatattctatgcCTTTAACATGGATTTTTCCTCCTAATtctattacatgtgtgtgttttttttcaaatttgattTTCTAGGGCTGTGGAATTGTCTCAAACTATAAAGTTATTTCCATGAATATACAAGGAGAGGAGGTGAATATTCAGGACTCATATGAAAAAGTTGGATACGTGGGCatataatcccagaactgagaaaacaaagacagaagaacaTCCTAGCATGGCTAGCCAGCCACTTAAGACAAATTATCAAGATCTGAGTTTAATGAGAAGAGGccatttctcaaacaaacaaacaaacaaataaaaaacaaaaacaacaacaacaagaaggtAAAGATAGACTGAGGAAGATGCCATTTACTTCTGGCTTCCAGACATttgcatgggtgcacacacatatgtacacacacacacacacacacacacacacacacacacacacacacacacacacctcaccttTCTATAAATTTGATTCTTTCGTGGTGTCTCTTAGATACTTTAGGTTTGGTCAtactttcttatttaattttatagtttgaGGGCTTCAATTCATCTACCTTATCTTTAATTTCTCAATCTTTCTTCTGCTTCATCCATTCATATTTTCTCCGAATTTTTCCTTATTAACTTcctctttccagtttgtattgGCTTTCTTGTCTCACTTAGCTCTATTCATATTTTCTCTAAACTGATTTAGAAGTTTCTAAGCATCTTCTTTGATTtactaaacatttttataattattcttttgaaTGTTTTGAGATTTAATAAAACTCATTATCATTGGGATCTGTCATTACAAAGTTAGTAATTTTGGAGGAGTTCTGTTGCtttttgtatttctatatttgtgttccagagtggaggggaaagggaaccATGAGGACTcacccctaactgaggagcttTGGGGAGCTGTTGCCTATAGGGGGGAAGAGAGCCATTCTCCTTCAGGTATGTGACATCTGGTAGGTTGCCTGTGTTTCTAGGTATGGTCCCACATCAGTGTACATACTGGCAGCACTAATTTGACTTAGTGAACCTTAGTACTTAGTGAAACTTAGTactgaggaaacaaaagaagTGGAGATTAGAGTTAAGTTTGAAtaataaaaggtgtgtgtgtgtgtatgtgtgtgtgtatgtgtgtgtgtgtgtgaatatttcaGGAATATAATGTCAGAATCTATACTAGATTGTTGCTTAAGGTCTCAATACACAAAGGAGCTCTTTTGTCTCACAGATTCTAAAAGACGCCCTACTGAGGGCATTTCCTATGAATCACAAGCTAACAGATTTCCAGGTAGGAATCTACCTGGAAATTTCAAATCAGAAGAGTTATTGTAGCCACAAATCCTATTCTCcaacctttccccttcctcctgcctgggAACCAGAAAGCCTGGATGCAGACTGTGCTGTGAGCACACCCTTCATCAGAGTGACCTCTTTCTCCGGGAGTTGAATCAAAGGACCTAGAATCTGCAACACAGGCCATAATGACTCATCAGAGCTACTGCCATGCTGTCGTTTCTGGCACTAGGTCTTGTGCTCTTCTCGGAGTTATGCTGTCAGAGTCATGCTGTTTTTCTCTTGCCTGTCTATCCACAGTGTTAGTAACTCTTCTAATAAACTATTAACTCTAATGATTCATCCCAGAGTCTCTTTTAAACTCTGAGATCTttcatatataatcatatttgtgtgtatgcatgaacttctcagagaataaataaaaacagcacaaaccttatttttagaaaaatgtagCTATTACATTAGATGATGGGGTGTATGTTTTCTAATTTCATGGGATTTCTTCTTATGGGAATCCTGCTAAGCTCCCTTCACCAAGAAGCATGATTTTCCTGAGGAGTTTTCCCAAGGCCTTCTGCATGtccttgttcctcaggctgtagatgaaggggTTCAGCATGGGAGTGACCATGGTGTACATCAATGAGGCAACTAGACTCATTCTAGAAGATGATGTGGCTGCGGAGCTAAGGTAGACCCCAAGACCATTGCTGTAGAACAAGAAGACTACCAAGaggtgagacccacaggttgaaaaggCTTTGTACTTGCCTCCAGCTGAAGGAATTCTTAAGATGGAGGAGAAAATCCGAGAATATGATAATAGAATCCCAGAGAATGGGAAACCAGCTATGACTATAGTTAAAGAATATATCACAATGTTATTAACAAGGGTATCAGAACAGGCAAGCTTCAGGACTTCAGGAAGATCACAGAAAAAGTGTGGAATTTCCATATTCGTACAGAAGGATAGCCTTAACACAGTTAAGGTCTCGGGCAGGGAACTCATGACACTAACTATCCATGATCCCAGGGCCAGCATTACACAGAAACAAGAATTCATGATGACCACATAGTGCAGGGGATGGCAGATGGCCATAAAGCGGTCATACGCCATCGCTGTTAGGAGTAAATTGTCCAGGCATccaaacacaatgaaaaaaaatatctgtGTGATACAGCCTGTGAAAGAGATGAGTTTGCTTTGTGTGTGGATATTCTGCAAGGCCTTTGGtatggtggtggaggtgaagCCAATGTCAGCTATGGAcaagttggagaggaagaagtacataggCGTGTGTAGGTGGTGGTCTGATACGATGGCCAAGACGATGAGTAAGTTGCCTGTGATGCTGACCAGGTACATGGAGAGAAGCAACCCAAAGAAGAATGACTGTAGGTCAGAGTCTTCTGTGAATCCCAGGAGGAGAAACTTTCGGTCTcctgtttggttttctctttccataggACTGCTGGGATCatccaaaaggagagaaaaacacagCACAAATTCATCTCAGGTGGGTTCTGCCAAATAatgctaatatattttattacaacCTGAGGTATTAACGAGGTattgtggcacatgtctttaatcccagcacttggaaggtagaggctgGCAGATGTTATTGAGTTTGAATTTACATTCTGTTTTACACAGACAGTTCTACAACAACCAGAGCTAAGTAAAGTTTGTCTCAAAACACTCCaagcaaaaacagaacaaaagaaaaagacctcCACAAAACCCAAAGTATTATGCTGGTAAGATGACTCAGTATGAAAAGGCCCTTTCTGCCAACACTTATGACTGGATTTTGAGAGACCCAACTTCTTCATGTTGTTTTTTTCACTTCTATACATGTGccatgatatgtgtgtgcatgcatacacggagaataaataaatacatttagggACTGAgtagatggcttagcagttaagggtTTGTACTCCTTTTGCCAAGGATCTGGACTTAGAACACAGTACCCATGTAAAacagctcaaaaccacctgtaactccagttctaggagatctgatgacctcttctggtttcAGTCAGGACCTGTACTCATGAATCATgtgtaaacacaaacacacacacacacacacacacacacacacacagagccaaaaacatgcacaattaaaaataactaaacatctttaaaatatatataacaaaaatttaaaatcaaaatttaacAAAGTATCCAGGAGCACTCAGGTAGTCATTTATTGTGGGTAATCCTTTAATCTGTGGTTGGCAATTTATTGTTAACATTGTCATCTAAAACTGTTGTCTGTAGATCGATTGTCCTCTGTGATGTTCTCTGGAGCAGCAACTGCGGCATCACTCTACTTGCTAGAAATTGTCATCTGGAAGCCATTCATACCAACTGAGTCCCATGTATTTTGTGGGGCCAGTGTCTGATCTGTGTTTTACAAACCTTCCTAAGGgattctaatatccacttacataCGTAATCACAGCTCTGGTGTCCCTACCCAAACATATCTCATCAGCATTCCTGATGGCAACTTTGTTCGGTTCTGTCTAATGAATGTGTGAATGGGAACTCCCTGAGTCTATTCTGATTTGTAAATCACtgaatgtctttgttttattgtgGTGCTTTCTGTGTGCTTGCAATTTGTCCATGATACATATTCTGGTTCTAGTGTGCGCTTGGTTACAACTATTGATGTCCACTTCTCATTTAATCattatttagattttctttatatTGCAGCTTTTGTTACACAAGTTCTATAAAATATAACTTCTAAGCATAAAGAATTCAAAGTTCCTAGGTCTTGAATTAATTTTCCATTATGATTACTGTTGAGCACTTTTTTTTGGTCGGTGTTGGAAAGAAGCTTCTAGGCATTGTTGCTTCATCCTGAACTACCTCTTCAGTCCTTTGATTCTCATTACATAAAAGTTTTCTAAATGTAAGCTATTTGTTAAATCCTGTTTATTTTAGACATTTATGTGAGATCCAAGTTTTCTATATTACACGCAGAGTTtagataaattttaatttttgtcttttctgaagTCTGTGGTAATATCTGTGATTGTTAAAAGTTCATgtatagaaaagaaacaagaaacccaataagaattaaataaatttaaaagttcacATATTGTTTTTCACCTTCTTACTATAAATaatcacatacatgtgcacatgcactggctctgcatccactcccacaacacccagaggaagcttgactcccaggtgctctaacacacccaggatcacaggtgaggagggcACAACAACTGCtaaacacccagagtaactgggatCCCTGGTATCCAGAAATGCAGGAATTCAAACTAGGCCAGTGGTACTGGTTCCTCCAGTTTTAAACCTGTACCAGGCACAGAACTTGGGTGCTGACTCTgtacccactcctacaacacccacaGGAAGCCGGGCTTctaggtgctctgaaacaccagATTCCTTTTAGTTTTAACCTTCACAGGGAGCAGACCTTGGGGTGCGGCTGTgtacccactcctacaacacctaGAGGGAGTCAGACTCCCAGGTGCTGTGAAATGCCCAGGACCACAGAATCACAGAGAAAGTTTGACTCCtaggagatcagacacaaccaggagcactggagccctgacacactcaagatcacatctgaggccacaacatctttccaaaCACCAAACATAACTGGGACcccccacaggaaccagagaAACCCAAGCCCTGCCCAGGCAGAGGCAATGGTTCCTTCTGGCTTGCAACTGTGCCctgagcaaacccagggctctggctcttCACCTACTTCTACAACACTCTGAGAAAACTtgattcccaggagctctgacacacccaagaTCTAAGGAttacaggatcccagaatcacaggatcacagaatcacagagacaAGTAGAATCTGAGGAGGTCTgatacaaccaggatcacaggagggagaggctccactcagagacagcaagggcaggcaACACTAGAcgtaaccagatggcaagaggcaagcacaagaacataagcaacagaaaccaatgatacttggcatcatcagaactcagttctcccactaaagcaagtcctggataccccatcacactagaaaagcaagatttggatttaaattcacatctcttgatgatagagaactttaagaaggacataaataactcctttaagaaatacaggacaagggggctggagacatggctcagtggttaagagcaccgactgctcttcctgaggtcctgagttcaaatcccagcaaccacatggtggctcacaaccatctgtaatgagatctgatgccctcttctggtgtgtatgaaggcagctacagtgtaatcatatacaataaaataaaatctaaaaaaaaaaaaaaaaagaaatacaggacaatacaagtaaacaaatagaagcccttaaagaagaaacacaaaattcccttaaagaattacaggaaaacacaacaaaacaggtgagggaattgaacaaaaccatccaagatctaaaagtggaaatagaaacaacaaagaaaaaagggagacaaccctggacatagaaaacataggaaagagatcaggagtcataaatgcaagcatcaccaaccgaGTAcaagagtcagaagagagaatctcagggacagaagatatcaGAGAAAATATAGgaacaatggtcaaagaaaatgcaaaatgcaaaggGCTCCTACcaaaaaatatccaggaaatctaggacagaatgagaagaccaaacttacAGATAAaatgtatagaagagaatgaatatTCCCAACATACagagccagtaaatatcctcaacacAATTATAGGAGAAGACTTCTttaacctaaagagagagaagcccatgaatatacaagaagtctacagatctccaaatagactggaccagaaaagaaactccttcctttcaaaacaccaaatgcacaaaacaaaaatattaaaagcagtaagggaaagttgtcaagtaatatataacagcagacctatcaggattaaaccagacttctcaccagagattctaaaagccagaagatcctgggcagatgtcatacagactctaagaaaacacgaatgccagcctaggctactgtatccagcaaaactctcaattaacatagatggagaagccaagatattccatgacgaaaccaaatGAACGCAATATCTTTACAAAAACACAGttctacaaatgataatagatgaaaaattccaacacaaggagggaaactgcatgctagaaaagcaagaaagcaatcttctcTCAACAAACCTGAAGGAAGagactcacacaaacataattccaccaacAAAAATGAGAGGAAGTAACAGTCACTTTTTCTtaaaatctcttaacatcaatggactcgattcccaataaaatgacataaatgAACAAtgcactttcaaccaaaagttatataAAAAAGGCAAGTTaggacacttcatactcttcacaggaaaaatccactaaaatgaattctcaattttgaacacctatgctccaaatgcattggcacttacattcataatgGAAACCTTCCTAACACTCAAATCGCACATTGTGATAGTGCAagaacagtaggagatttcaacaccccactcccatcaaATGGACAGATGGAAGcacaaactaaatagagacacagagaagctaatagaagtcatgaaccaaatggatttaaaagatacctatagagcatttcatcttacaacaaaagaatatagctattttcagcacctcatggtaccttccaaaactgaccacataattggtcacaaaacaggcctcaacaaatataagaagattaaaataattcctTGCATCCTAGCAgataaccatggactaaggctgatcttcaataacaacaaaaacccagaaagtccacatatacatggaagctgaacaatgctctactcaatgttaacttggtcaagaaagaaagaaagaatgaaatgaaagacttcttacaatttaatgaaaatgaagtcacaatgTATtgaaacttatgagacacaatgaaagcagtgctaagaggaaaactcatagctctgagtgcctccaaaaagaaactggagaaaacataCACTaccatcttgacagcacacctaaaagttctagaacaaatgaagaaaatacacccaagaggagtagatggcagaaaataatcaaactcagggctgaaatcaaccaaatagaaacaaaaagatctgtACGaggaatcaacaaaatcaggagctggttctttgagaaaatcagcaagatagacaaaACCTGAGCCAGACTAATTAGAAGTCACAgaaaatgtatccaaattaacaaaaccagaaatgaaaagggagacataacaacagaatctgaagaaatttaaaaaaaaatcaccagatcctatttcaaaagcctgtactcaacaaaactggaaaatctggataaaatggacaattttctagacaggtatctggtaccaaagttaaatcaggatccaataaaccatctaaagagtcccacaacatctaaagaaatagaagcagtcattaaaagaatcccaaccaaaaaaagctcaggactCGATGGGTGTAGTGCTTCTGCACTAaatactatcagaccttcaaagaagacctaattccaatacTCTTCAACCCATTccacaaagcagaaacagaagggacaatACCCAAGTAGTTCTTTGAAGCCACCATtacaccacacaaagatccaacaaagaaaatttcagaccaattttacttatgaatatctatgtaaaaatattcaataaattctcacaaactgaatctaagaacaacaacaaaatgatcatctatcatgattaagtaggcttcagtTCAAGAATGCAGGGGTGATTCAAAATACAgtaatccatcaaagtaatccactatataaacaaactcaaagaaagaaccACATGaccatatcattagatgctgaaaagaatttgacaaaattcaacaccccttcatgctaaaagtcttggaaagatcaggagttcaaggcctctacctaaacacagtaaaagaaatatacagcaaaccagtagccaacatcaaactaatggagagaaacttaaagcaatcccactaaaatcaggcactaaacaaggctgccttctctctccttacctactcaatatagtacttgaagtcttagccagaacaattagacaacaaaagcaggtcaaaatgttgcaaattggaaaggaagaagtcaaaatgtgtCTATTTGCAGCTGATATAGTATACTTGAATGATCCCAAATTTCATTAGAGAACTGCTAAACTTGATAAAaatacttcagcaaagtggctagatataaaataaactcaaacaaatcaatagccttcctctactcaaaaataaacagtctgagaaagacatgaggaaatgacacccttcacaacagtcacaaataatataaaataccttgctgtgactaaccaagcaagtgaaagatttgtatgacaagaatttcaagtctctgaagaacaaatcaaagaagatctcagaagatggaaagatctcccatgctcattgattggcagaataaatatggtaaaaatggccatcttgtccaaagcaatctacagattcaatgcaatccccagtcttcatacagttagaaagagcaatttgcaaattcctttggaaaagcaaaaacacccagcatagcaaaaactattctctacaataaaagaagttctggggaaatcaccatccctgaactcaagctgtttTATAGAACTTatgataaaatctgcatgataTTGGCACAAAGACAGgcgggtagatcaatggaatagaactgaagacccagtaatgaacccacacacctctggtcacttgatctttgacaaaggagctgaaaccatccagtggaaaaaagatagcattttaaataaaGGGTGCTGGTTAttctggaggtcagcacgtagaagaatgtaactcgatccattcttatcaccctgaacaaagctcaggtccaagtggatcaagggtctccacataaaaccagatctttgctctaagatcaagaaataacaaatgatacctcataaaattgcaaaggttcttttaggcaaaggacactgtcaataggagaaaatggcaaccaacagagtgggaaaaatCTTTATGAATCTTACACACAATAAAGGGTTgttatctaatatatacaaagaacacaacaagttagactccagagaatcaataatcctaagaaaaatgtggtacaaagaattctcaactgaggaatactgaatgactgagaagcacctaaagaaatgttcgacatccttattcaccagggaaatgcaaatcaaaaacaaccctgagataccacttaacaccagtcagaatggctaagatcaaaactcaggatataatagatgttggcaaggatctagagaaataggaacactcctctattttaggtgggattgcagactggtaaaaccactctggaaatcaggctgcaggttcctcagatatttggacattgtactacctgaggacccagctataccactcctgggcatatactcaattgatgttccaacatataataaggacacatgctccactatgttcatagcagatttattcgtaatagtcagaagcttgaaacaatccagatgtccctcaacagaggaatggatatagaaaatgtggtacattttcacattTAGTACTCTTCTActaaaaacgatgacttcatgaaaatcttaggcaaatgaatggaactagaaaatatcatcctgagtgaggtaaaccaaaagtatgcacatggtacatactcacttacataagtggataatagccccaAACCTCGGAATACACAATatgcaatttacagaccacatcaGGCTCAAGAGAAGG
This window harbors:
- the LOC116906767 gene encoding olfactory receptor 7C2-like encodes the protein MERENQTGDRKFLLLGFTEDSDLQSFFFGLLLSMYLVSITGNLLIVLAIVSDHHLHTPMYFFLSNLSIADIGFTSTTIPKALQNIHTQSKLISFTGCITQIFFFIVFGCLDNLLLTAMAYDRFMAICHPLHYVVIMNSCFCVMLALGSWIVSVMSSLPETLTVLRLSFCTNMEIPHFFCDLPEVLKLACSDTLVNNIVIYSLTIVIAGFPFSGILLSYSRIFSSILRIPSAGGKYKAFSTCGSHLLVVFLFYSNGLGVYLSSAATSSSRMSLVASLMYTMVTPMLNPFIYSLRNKDMQKALGKLLRKIMLLGEGSLAGFP